One Solanum lycopersicum chromosome 4, SLM_r2.1 DNA window includes the following coding sequences:
- the LOC138348069 gene encoding uncharacterized protein encodes MISNRPIILKQWSAEFEFGKEFLTEIPLWANFPKLPLNCWGGGSLSRIASAIGVPLFADECTTKQTRISYARMLIEVNVTKPVPEKIAVKDPNGRTFTQDVVMEWKPLYCEKCQRIGHQCQDTTKEDQPKKRRPWKKVTQAWQYKGPIQQHEKIEEQRKGEETKEDEHVSVQEEKKELTNDQVIHTPEINLRPNTGSTQMEFSLSNFPMLSAIPIRNGGMNKRYKQKEIKQFLLNNKVSLAGLIETRVKENNTSTTINSIAAGWKCLNNYKDVVNGRIWIIWDDSWYEVKMIASSAQMIHCYIQERSKGYQFNLTVVYGFNTIEQRKSMWDEMNKMGQSVILPWLIAGDFNAIMSPKDRLAGAPVTENEIKDFSNCVKVMGINELQWKGNYYTWNNKQNGNARISSRIDRAFGNDAWMEKWGHVIVEYDNPGVSDHRPMKLMLHQGYQQVRANFKFFYEWIEHESFLELVETIWKKEKGKDSMKMVLNKLKALQHVLKQLNNSEFKYISKQIEDART; translated from the exons ATGATTAGTAACAGGCCTATTATATTGAAGCAATGGAGTGCAGAGTTTGAATTTGGGAAGGAATTTCTGACTGAAATACCTCTATGGGCAAACTTTCCAAAGTTGCCTCTAAACTGTTGGGGAGGTGGATCTTTGAGTCGCATAGCTAGTGCAATAGGTGTGCCTCTATTTGCTGATGAGTGTACCACCAAACAGACTAGAATTTCCTATGCTAGAATGTTGATTGAGGTTAATGTTACTAAGCCTGTGCCAGAGAAGATAGCAGTCAAGGATCCAAATGGTAGAACATTTACGCAAGATGTTGTGATGGAATGGAAGCCACTATACTGTGAAAAATGCCAGAGGATTGGGCATCAATGTCAAGATACAACAAAGGAGGATCAACCAAAGAAGAGAAGGCCCTGGAAAAAAGTTACTCAGGCTTGGCAATATAAAGGGCCTATTCAACAACATGAGAAGATAGAGGAACAGAGAAAGGGGGAGGAGACCAAGGAAGATGAACATGTTTCTGTGcaagaggagaaaaaagagCTAACAAATGATCAGGTGATTCATACACCTGAAATAAACTTAAGGCCTAACACTGGGAGTACACAGATGGAGTTTAGCCTGTCAAACTTTCCAATGTTATCAGCTATACCTATAAGGAATGG AGGCATGAATAAGAGATACAAGCAGAAGGAAATAAAACAGTTTTTGCTAAATAATAAAGTTTCTTTGGCTGGCTTAATTGAAACTAGAGTAAAAGAGAACAATACTAGTACAACAATTAATAGTATAGCTGCAGGGTGGAAGTGTCTCAATAACTACAAAGATGTTGTAAATGGGAGAATATGGATTATATGGGATGATAGCTGGTATGAGGTTAAAATGATTGCAAGTTCAGCTCAAATGATACATTGttatatacaagaaagaagTAAAGGGTACCAATTCAACCTCACAGTAGTGTATGGATTTAATACCATAGAGCAAAGGAAGAGTATGTGGGATGAAATGAACAAGATGGGCCAAAGTGTTATACTTCCTTGGCTTATTGCTGGAGACTTCAATGCTATTATGTCTCCCAAAGATAGGCTAGCTGGAGCTCCTGTCACTGAAAATGAgataaaagatttttcaaattgtGTCAAGGTTATGGGAATTAATGAGTTGCAATGGAAAGGTAATTACTATACATGGAACAACAAGCAGAATGGTAATGCAAGGATCTCAAGCAGGATTGATAGAGCTTTTGGGAATGATGCATGGATGGAGAAATGGGGGCATGTCATAGTAGAATATGATAATCCAGGGGTTTCAGATCACAGGCCAATGAAGTTGATGCTGCATCAAGGGTATCAGCAAGTGAGAGCAAACTTTAAGTTTTTTTATGAATGGATTGAACATGAATCCTTCTTGGAGCTGGTGGAGACAATATGGAAGAAGGAGAAAGGAAAGGACTCAATGAAGATGGTTTTGAATAAATTGAAGGCCCTCCAACATGTTCTAAAACAGTTGAATAATAGTGAGTTCAAATACATAAGCAAGCAGATTGAGGATGCTAGAACTTAA
- the LOC138348070 gene encoding uncharacterized protein yields MLNQRLMSVDRLAQWGIEVEKICVMCKSEEETAEHLFIQCNYARRMWDRLLSSIERHTQVPMTWEQFVQWAITHGKGKRSAAKMFKTVLAEGVYGLWKEINSRIFEHKSRNEEQLVNEIVYITILRTNTLAVK; encoded by the coding sequence ATGCTGAATCAAAGGCTAATGTCAGTAGATAGGCTAGCTCAGTGGGGAATTGAAGTAGAGAAGATATGTGTGATGTGTAAAAGTGAAGAAGAAACTGCAGAGCATCTGTTTATCCAATGTAATTATGCAAGAAGAATGTGGGATAGATTGTTAAGCTCAATAGAGAGACATACTCAGGTGCCAATGACTTGGGAACAATTTGTACAATGGGCCATTACGCATGGGAAAGGGAAGAGGTCAGCTGCAAAAATGTTCAAGACTGTGCTTGCTGAAGGTGTCTATGGATTGTGGAAGGAGATAAATAGTAGAATCTTTGAACACAAGAGTAGAAATGAAGAACAACTAGTTAATGAGATAGTCTACATTACTATTCTTAGAACTAATACTCTGGCAGTTAAGTAG